CGCGGCGGCCAGAACGTGCGCCTGGCCTCGGAGCTGACCGGCTGGACCCTCAACGTCATGACCGAAACCGAGGCCGAGGCCAAGAGCGAGGCCGAGGGTGAGGCGCTGCAGAAGATGTTCATCGAGCAGCTCAATGTCGATGAGGAAGTGGCCGCAGTCTTGGTCAACGAGGGCTTCTCCTCGGTCGAGGAGATTGCCTACGTGCCGACCGAGGAACTACTCAAGGTCGAGGAGTTCGACGAGGCGATCGTCGAGGAGCTGCGCAACCGCGCCCGCGATGCGCTGCTCACCAAGGCCATCGCCAAGGCCGAAAAGGTCGATGCCCGTCTCGAGCCTGAACTGCTCGAAGTCGAGGGCATGGATGAGGACACGGCCGAGAAGCTGGCCGAGGCCGGCATCATCACGCGCAATGCGCTCGCCGAACTGGCTACGGACGAACTGGTCGAGATGACGGGCCTGGAAGAGGAGCGCGCCAGCAACCTGATCATGGCGGCGCGCGCGCACTGGTTCACCCCCAAGCAAAACGAGACACAACAGGCCTGAGTCTGAGCGGAGAGTCAGCAGAATGGCGCAAGTTACGGTCAAGCAGCTCGCCGACGAGGTCGGCACCCCGGTCGACCGGCTCCTCACCCAGCTGGCGGAGGCCGGCGTCGCGGTCAAAGATGCCAGCTCGCCGATCGGCGACGCCGACAAGCTCAAGCTGCTGACCTATCTGCGCACGCGTGGTACCGCTGGTCAGGCGACGGACACGGTGCCGGTCGCCGAACCCAAGAAAATCACGCTCAAGCGCAAGAGTACCAGCGAGATCAAGCTCAGTGCCGGCCGTGGCGGCGGCAAAGCCAAGACGGTGAGTGTCGAGGTGCGCAAGAGGCGCATCTACGTCAAGCGTACGGAGCTGCCTGAGGGGGACGAAGCTGACGCTCCACAGACGGCTGCCGCCGAGACGGCCACGACCACCGTGCCGGAGGCAGCCCCTGCCGCACCGGAAGCGCCCCCGGATGGACATCCGGAGGTGCACATCACCGAGGCCGCACAGAAATTGGCCGACGCGGAGGTTGCACGCGAGGCGGCCGAACAGGCCCGGCGTCAGGCCGAGGCGGAAACGGAGCGCAAGCCGGCCGAGGGTGGCGCTATCCGGCCGCCCATGTCGGACACGCGCAAGCGTGTGCTCGAGAACCTCGAGCGGGCCAAACAGCGTTATCGGGCCGACGAGGAGCCGCGCGAGCGCAGCGAGCGCGAAGGCGCGTTGCATCTGGCAGCCGGCAAACATGCCAAGCGCAAGAAGAAGACCAAGCCACACCGCGGGCCGGTACAAGTCGACACGCAGCACGGTTTCGTTGCGCCCACCGCGCCGATCGTGCGCGAGGTGCCGGTGCTCGAAGTCCAGACCGTCGGCGAACTGGCCCAGAAGATGGCGGTGAAAGCGCCAGAGCTGATCAAGGCGCTCATGAAGCTGGGGGTACTCGCGACCATCAACCAGTCGATCGACCGCGACACCGCGACCCTGGTCGTGGAGGAACTCGGCCACAAGCCGAAGCAGATCGATGACAGCGATGTCGAAGCCGTGCTGCTGCAGGGTGCGGTCAGCAATGTCGAGCAGGCCGAGCAGCGGCCGCGCCCGCCGGTCGTGACCATCATGGGCCATGTCGATCACGGCAAGACCTCGCTGCTGGACTATATCCGGCGAACGCGTGTCGCCGAGGGCGAGGCCGGTGGCATCACCCAGCACATCGGCGCCTACCACGTCAAAACGCCGCGCGGCACCATTACCTTCCTGGATACTCCTGGCCATGCTGCCTTCACCAAGATGCGCGCCCGTGGCGCGCAGCTGACCGACGTCGTGGTGCTGGTGGTGGCTGCCGACGATAGCGTGATGCCACAGACCAGGGAAGCGATCCAACACGCACGTGCCGCCAAGGTGCCGATCGTGGTCGCCATCACCAAGATCGACAAGCACGAGGCAAAGCCGGACAAGGTCAAGAATGATCTGTTGTCGGAAGAACTGGTGGTCGAGGACTTCGGCGGCGATATCCAGTGCGTCGGTGTGTCCGCCCACACCGGGCAGGGCGTGGACGATCTGCTGGAGAAGATTCTCCTGCAGGCGGAGCTGCTAGAGCTCAAGGCACCGGTCGACGTGCCCGCACAGGGCGTGGTGGTCGAGTCGAGCCTGGAAAAAGGCCGTGGTCCGGTCATCACCGTGCTGGTCAAGAAGGGTACCCTGCGCCAAGGTGATGTGCTGCTGGCGGGCCCGTACTTCGGCCGCGTGCGTGCGCTGTTCGACGACATGGGCAAGCCCCTCAAGGCGGTTGGCCCGTCCATCCCGGCAGTGGTGCTGGGTCTGAACGGTACCCCGGATGCCGGTGATGAGATCATCGTGCTGGCCGACGAGCGCAAGGCGCGCGAAGTGGCGCAGTTCCGAGAGAGCCGCCTGCGCGAGAGCAAGCTGGCCGCGCAGCAGGGCACGCGTCTCGACCTGTTTGCACAGATGGGCGAGGGGCAGGCCGTGCGCGAGCTCAACATCCTGCTCAAGACCGATGTGCAGGGCAGCGCCGAAGCGCTGTCGGAGGCGCTGGTCAAGCTGTCGACCGACGAGGTCAAGGTCAAGATCGTATCCGCCAGCGTCGGCGGTATCAGCGAGTCGGACGTGGACCTGGCGCTGGCCTCGAAGGCCATCATCGTCGGTTTCAACGTGCGTGCCGACAGCGTCGCGCGCAAGGCGATCCAGGAAAGCGGTGTGGATGTGCGCTACTACAGCATCATCTACGACGTGATCAACGACGTGAAGGACGCCATGTCCGGCCTGCTCGGTACCGAGACACGCGAGCAAATGGTCGGCCTGGCGGAAGTGCGCGAAGTGTTCCGCTCCTCGCAGTTCGGCAACATCGCCGGCTGCCTGGTGGTCGAGGGTCAGGTGCGTCGCGGCCTGCCGATCCGCGTACTGCGCGACAACGTGGTGATCTACGAAGGCGAACTCGAGTCGCTGCGCCGGCACAAGGATGACGTCAGCAAGGTCGAGGCCGGGACCGAGTGCGGTATCGGCGTCAAGAACTACAACGATGTCAAGGTCGGCGACCAGATCGAGGTCTTCGAGCGTATCCAGGTCAAGCGTTCGGTCGCCTGATCCAAGCTGCGCCGCCGCATGCCCAAAGATTTTCCTCGCACGCGCCGCGTCGGCGACCAGATCCAGCGCGAGCTGTCGCAACTGATTCGCACGGAGCTGAAGGATCCGCGCGTGCGCCTGGTGACCGTGACCGAAGTGCAGGTGAGCCGCGACCTGGAACATGCCAAGGTTTTCGTCAGCGTGCTGGGTTCCGATGACGCCACTGCGGCGGTCACTGCACTGACCCATGCAGCGGGCCATCTGCGTCGCCTGCTGGGGCGCGAGATGCGCCTGCGCGTCCTACCGGAACTGCAGTTCGTGGAGGACCGGGTGCTGGTGGAAGGCAGCCGCCTGTCGGCCCTGATCAGCCAGGCCGTGGCCGAGGATGCCAAACACTATCAGCAACAGGGTGACGATAAGGACTGAGCGCGACCCCGCGCTCTGACCGTCCTCCGCCCGGAACCCGCATGCCAGGCCCTGCACGAAAAGGTCGTCCTGTCGACGGTATCCTGTTGCTGGACAAGCCGGCAGGCTTGTCCTCGAACGCTGCCCTGCAGCGGGCCAGACACCTTTTCAATGCCCAGAAGGCCGGACATACCGGCAGCCTGGATCCGCTGGCCACCGGGCTGCTGCCGGTTTGTTTCGGCGAAGCCACCAAGGCCTCGGCCTACCTGCTCGATGCCGACAAGCGCTATCGCGTGACCGTGCGCCTGGGGCGCCAAACCACTACCGGCGACGCTGAGGGGGATGTCCTGCGCGAGCTGCCTGTGCCGGTGCTCGAGTGCGCACGCATCGAGCACAGCCTGCGGCGCTTCACCGGCCAGATCCGTCAGGTACCGCCGATGCACTCGGCGCTCAAGCACCAGGGGCGGCGGCTGTATGAACTGGCCCGGGCCGGGCAGTCGGTCGAGCGCGCACCGCGCTGTGTGTACGTTCACCAGATCAGGCTGCTGGGCGTCGAGAAGGATCTGATCGATTTGGAGGTGCATTGCTCCAAGGGGACATACGTCCGCGTCCTGGCCGAGGATCTGGCTGCAGACTTGGGCACCTGCGGCCATGTGGAACGCCTGCGACGGCTGGCGGTTGGCCCGTTCCGGGGCGAGGACATGCTCGGCTTCGAACGTCTGCAGCAGCTGGCGGCGGAGGGGCCGGAGACGCTGGATCGCGTCCTGCTGCCGGTGGTGGCAGCCTTTACCGGCTGGCCCAGCGCTGAGCTGGACGCCGACAGCGCCTGGTACCTGCAACGCGGCCAGCCGGTGCAGGTAGCGCGGGCGCCGCGCCAAGGACTGCTCTGTCTGTATGGGCCGGGCCGGCGACTGCTGGGGGTGGGCGAGGTGCTGGAGGATGGCCGCATCGCCCCACGCCGGTTGCTGCGGCAGCCGCCTGGCTAAAGACCCGGAACCTCCAGATTCTTCTTGTGATTCAGGCGTCTCGCGGCTAGAATACGCGGCCTAAATCAACGACCTGAACGAAAAGAGCGTCTCGTAGGAGTTTGCAATGCCTTTGAACAACGAGCAGAAGCGCGACGTCATCGCCAAGCATCAGCGCGGCAAAACCGATACCGGCTCGCCTGAAGTACAGGTGGCCCTGCTGTCGGCGCGCATCAACCAGTTGGGTGAGCACTTCGAAAGGAACAAGGCCGACCACCACTCGCGCCGCGGCCTGCTCAAGATGGTCAACCGCCGCCGCAAGCTCCTGGACTACCTGAAAGGTCGGGACCCGAACCGCTACCAGGCCATCGTCAACGAACTCGGTCTGCGCCGCTAACCGCGGCGTTTTCTTTTTCCAGCGGTTCTCACAGAGGTATCCCGCCGTGTCCTATTTCCTGAAGAGCGTCAAGAAAACCTTTTCCTACGGCCCGCACGCCGTCACCCTGGAGACCGGCGAGATCGCCCGCCAGGCCGGCGGCGCGGTGCTGGTCAGCTGCGACGACACCGTGGTGCTGGTCACTGCGGTCGGCCGCAAGGACGTCAAGCCGGGCGTGGACTTCTTCCCGCTCACGGTCAATTACCAGGAACGCACCTACGCCGGCGGCAAGATCCCCGGCGGCTTCTTCAAGCGCGAGGGTCGTCCGGCCGAGCGCGAGACCCTGACCTCCCGCCTGATCGACCGTCCCCTGCGACCGCTGTTTCCCAAGGGCTTTCGCAATGAGGTGCAGGTCGTCGCCACGGTGATGTCCATCAATCCCGAGGTGGCCAGCGACATCCCGGCCATGCTGGGCGCCTCGGCCGCACTGGCCCTGTCCGGCCTGCCGTTCCAAGGCCCGATCGGGGCTGCCCGCGTCGGCTATGCCAACGGCCAGTACCTGCTCAACCCGACTGCCACCCAGATGGAAAGCTCCCAGCTGGACCTGGTCGTCGCCGGCACGGCGGACGCCGTGCTGATGGTCGAATCCGAAGCCAAGCAGCTGCCGGAGGACGTGATGCTGGGTGCGGTGCTGTTCGGGCACGAGCAGATGCAGGTCGCGATCAGGGCCATCAACGAGCTCGTGGCCGAGGCGGGTAAACAGCCCTGGGAGATGCCGTCGGAAGCCGAAGACGAGGCGCTCGAGCGGGCCGTGGCTGCGGCCGCACGGGCGGATATCGAAGCCGCCTACCGCATCCAGGAGAAACAGGCGCGTACCGACCGCCTCAACGAGATCCGCAGCGCCTTGCTCGCCCAGCTGGCACCGGACGGCGGCCAGTGGAGTGCCGATGCCGTCAAGACCGCGATGGCCAAGCTGGAAAAGACCATCGTGCGTCAACGTATCATCAAGGGCGAGCCGCGCATCGACGGCCGCGACACCAAGACCGTGCGGCCGATCTGTATCCGTACCGCTGTGCTGCCGCGCACCCATGGCTCTGCGCTGTTCACGCGCGGCGAGACGCAGGCGATCGTGGTCACCACCCTGGGCACCGGGCGCGACGCGCAAATCATCGACGCGGTGGAGGGCGAGTACAAGCAGCCGTTCATGCTCCACTACAACTTCCCGCCGTACTCGACCGGCGAGACCGGCATGATGGGTTCGCCCAAGCGCCGCGAGATCGGCCACGGCAACCTGGCCAAGCGCGCGCTGGCCGGTGTCATGCCGGACCTGGAGAAGGAATTCCCGTACGTCGTGCGCGTGGTGTCCGAGATCACCGAATCCAACGGCTCGAGCTCCATGGCAACCGTCTGCGGCGCCTCACTGTCGCTGATGGACGCAGGCGTCCCGATCAAGGCGGCGGTGGCCGGTGTGGCGATGGGACTGATTAAGGAAGACAGTGGGTTTGCCGTGTTGACCGACATTCTCGGTGACGAGGACCACCTCGGCGACATGGACTTCAAGGTGGCGGGCACCGCCACCGGCGTGACCGCGCTGCAGATGGACATCAAGATCAAGGGCATCACCCGCGAGATCATGGAAGTGGCGCTGAAGCAGGCCCGTGAGGGCCGCCTGCACATCCTCGGCAAGATGAACGAAGTCATCGCTGCGCCGCGCAGCGAGATGTCGCAGTGGGCGCCGCGTATCTTCACCATCAAGATCAACCCGGAGAAGATCCGTGATGTGATCGGCAAAGGCGGTGCCACCATCCGCGCCATTACCGAGGAAACCGGCACTACCATCGACATCGACGACGACGGCACCATCCGCATCGCCGCCGTGGACAAGGGCGCGGCCGACGCCGCGATCAAGCGCATCGAACAGCTCACCAAGGAAGTGCAGGTAGGCGAGATCTATCGCGGCAAGGTCGTTCGTCTGATGGACTTCGGGGCTTTCGTGAGCATCCTGCCGGGCAAGGACGGCCTGGTGCACATTTCGCAGATCTCGGATGAGCGCGTCGAGAATGTGTCGGACAAGCTGTCCGAGGGCGACGACGTCTGTGTCAAGGTGCTGGAAGTGGACAAGCAGGGCCGCATCCGTCTGAGCATGAAGGCAGTGAACGAGGCCGAACGCGCCAAGATCAAGGCTTAGACGCTCTGCGATCGGCTTCTCCTTTCGGTACCGTGTACGCGCGCCCACTTCCATCGAACGAGAGCCTGTTGCGAAGCCCCAAAAAAAGAGCCCCCTGGGGAGGGGGCAAGGTGCGAGAAAGGCCTGGCGGCCTTTCGGAGGAGACGTTGAGAAAGGGCCCCGGTGGGCCTTTTCTTTTTGCAGGCAACTGGTGCCCGCCAGCTATGTTGCAGCGCAGTATAAGTATCACTTACCTATATGTCAATAGGCAGGGAAGCGTGGTATCGGCAAAAAGTGATAACCGACGCGACAGCCTATAAAAATATTTTTATTATTCAATAAGATGCTGTTGAGCTCGGCGAGGCCTGCGCCGCTGGCGGGCAGTCGACGCTATTCCTGCGATTCGCTACGGCTACGGGAAAGGTTCTTGAGGAATTCCTTGCGGATCGACTTCCAGATCGGAAGCTGCTGGCGGGAGATGTCACGGAGGGTCTGCAGGGGGGTGTTGCTGTGCAGCAGCTGGCGCAGGTTGTCGATGAACTGCTGTTGCTGCTCGGCGAAGGAGCGCAGGCTGAGCTCGAGGTAGCGGCTGATGCTGGGTTGCATCGAGTCGCCATAGAAGCGGATGAAGCGGGTCAGCACCTCGGTGCTGAAGATCGGGTTGCCGCCTTCCTCCTGCTCGCTGATGACCTGCAGCAGGATGGAGCGGGTGATGTTGCTGCCGTCGCGACTGTCCTGCACCTCGAACTCTACGCCGTCCACCACCAGCTGCCGGATCTCGTCCAGCGTGATGTAGCGGCTGATCTCGGTGTCGTACAGGCGCCGGTTCGGATACTTCTTGATGATCCGCGGCTTGGCGGCAGGCTTGGTCATGCGTGCGTTCGACTGCGGCTTGTCTGCGTTACGGCGGGCATCACCGGCTGATTCTGCCAGAGATGGCCGGTGCTCGCCTAATCGCGCTCGACAGCCAACGCCACGCCCTGTCCACCACCGATGCACAGCGTGGCCAGCCCGCGGCGCGCGCCGCGGCGGCGCATTTCGTGCAGCAGCGTCACCAGCACGCGCGCGCCGGAGGCGCCGATCGGGTGGCCCAGGGCAATGGCGCCGCCGTTCACGTTGACCCTGTCCGGGTCCAGCCCGAGATCCTTGAGCACGCACAGCGATTGCAGGGCGAAGGCTTCGTTGGCCTCCACCAGGTCCAGCTCGCTGGCCTGCCAGCCGGCCTTTTCCAGGCAGCGCAAGCTGGCCGGTACCGGCCCGATGCCGAAGCGGGTGGGCTCCACGGCCGCGCTGGCGTAGGCCCGTATGCGTGCCAGCGGGACGAGGCCCAGCTGTCGGGCGCGGCTTTCGGCCATGACCACAACGGCGGCCGCACCGTCATTGATGCCGGAGGCATTGCCGGCGGTCACGCTGCCGTCCTTGAGGAAGGCCGGCTTGAGCGCCGCCAGTTTCTCGGCCGTGGTACCCGGGCGCGGGTACTCATCGCTGTCCACCACCCGCGGCTCGCCTTTCTTCTGGGGAATGGATATGGGAATGATCTCGTCGCGGAAGCGCGCGGCCCGTTGCGCCGCCTCGGCGCGCTGCTGCGAGGCGGCGGCAAAGGCGTCCTGCGCCGTGCGGCTGATGCCGTACTCGGTGGCCAGGCTCTCGACAATCGCGCCCATGTGCCGTCCGTCGGAGGCTTCCAGCAGGCCGTCGTTGAGCATGCTGTCCACCAGCGCCCAATTGCCCATGCGCTGTCCCTGGCGCGAGCGCGGCAGCAGGTGCGGCGCAGCCGACATGTTTTCCTGGCCGCCGGCAATGACCACTTGGGCGTCACCGGCGCGGATCGCCTGCGCGCCGAGCATCACTGCCTTCAGGCCGGAGCCGCAGACCTTGTTGACCGTGATCGCCGGGACGCTCACCGGCAGGCCGGCGGCGATCAGCGCCTGGCGCGCGGGGTTCTGGCCGCAGCCGGCGGTAACGACCTGCCCCATGATCACTTCGTCGACATCCGCGCCCTTGAGGCCGGTTTTCTCGACCAGCGCGCGGATGACGTGAGCCCCCAGCTGCGGCGCGGAGATCTCGGCCAGTGCGCCGCCGAAGGCGCCTATGGGGGTGCGGGCCGCGGCCACGATCACGACCGGTTCGGACATGGGTTCAGACTCCGGGATGGGGCAGGGAAAACGCGGGAAACGCTCGAAATTATGCCATAGGCGGCGTGGCCAGCTGCAGGCGGCGCGGCACCCGGGCCAGGTCCCAGTGCGCCCGGGCCCAGCACAGCAGCGCGTCGCGTCCGGCATCGGCCAGGTCGCGGGGCGGCTGCTGGCCGAGCAGCTCAAGGCAAAGTTGCAGGGCCATTTCCGGGCGCCGGCCCGCGACCGGGTCCGCGCGGTTCTGCTTGCTCAGCTTGCGCCCGGCCGCATCCGCCAGCACCGGCACGTGCGCATAGGCCGGGGTCGGGTAGCCCAGCCTGTGCTGTAGGTAGAGCTGGCGTGGCGTCGAGCTGAGCAGGTCGGCGCCGCGCACGATCTCGGTGATACCCTGCTCGGCGTCATCCACCACTACCGCCAGCTGGTAGGCATACAAACCGTCCGCGCGCCGCAGGATGAAATCGCCGACCTCCCGGGCCAGCACCTGCCGGCACTCACCCTGGAGGCGGTCGGTGAAGCGCCACTCGTGCGCGTCCACGCGGATGCGCAGCGCGTGCCGCTGCGCGCGCAGCGGCGGGGCATCGCGGCAGGTGCCCGGGTAAACCGGGCCATCGATGCCGGGCCGGCACTCGGCCAGTTCCCGGCGCGTGCAGGTGCAGGGGTAGAGCAGGCCCTGGGCGGCGAGGCACGCAATGGCCGCGGCATACCCGTCATCGCGGGTGCTCTGGTACAGCACCGGCCCGTCCCAGTGCAGGCCGAAGCGTTCCAGCGTGCGCAGGATGTCGTCGGCGTACGCCTGGCGCGCCCGCGGCCGATCAAGATCTTCCATGCGCAGCAGCCAGGCGCCGCCGCTGCGGCGCGCCTGCAGCCAGCTGGCCAGCGCCGCCAGCAGCGAGCCGAGGTGCAGGGGGCCGGTGGGCGAGGGTGCGAAGCGGCCGCGGTAAGCCGCCATCACGGCGCGATGCCGTCCGCGGCGTGGATCGTGCGTGGCTGCGCGTGACCGTTCAGCCGGCGCGTGACGGCGCGCAAGAGCGCGGTGGCACGCAGGCCAAAGTCCGGGTAGCTCAGGAAATGCGCGCGGCCGACCTCGGCGACGGTCAGCCCGTCGGGCTCGATTTCATCCGGGATGAGCACCAGGCCGTCGTTCGGCCCGTAGTCACGCAGTTGCACGTAGGTGAAACGCTTTTCGAACTCGGTGTCGAGGATCGTACCCGAGACGGGCACACCGACGTAGTTGACCACCAGCACATGCTCCGGCAGTCGGATTTCGCTGGCACGCCGCTGGCTGCGTCCTACGCTCAGGCTGCGCAGACCGTCCAGGCCGCCCCAGCCGCGCAGCCGGAACAACGCCTCGGTCGCCCAGGCGACTGGCCAGGCCGTCCACTTGTCGGCCAGCGGACTGCCCCGCAATGCGCCGCAGATGTTCAGCCAGGCCTTCACCGGGCGGGTCTCCTCGGGCTCCAGCAGCCGCCCGAGCGCCATGGCCACTTCCGCGCCGCCTTTACTGCCGCTGACCACGATCAGCGGTCGCCCGTCCCGCAACAGCGGTCGCAGGCCGTCCGCGACCAGGCGTGCGTTGTCCTCGACCGAGCCGTTGTCCAGCAGTTCGATGAGATGATGCTCGATGCCGAAGCGATCGAGCAGAGCGCGCGGCGCCGCCATGTTGGCGCCGGTCCAGGGCTTGGAGCGGTACAGCCAGCCCGGCACGAACACGATCCGGTATTGCCGGTCGATGTCGAGGCCATCCTCGGCTCCGCCGTTCTGCAGCTGTTCGAGTTGCTGGTTGAACGATGCCTGCAGCTCGCGGTTGCGCGGTTCATCCATCAGCGACTTCGCGTAGAACAGTGCCGCGGTATCCACTGAGAACTGTCGTGACAGCGCCGTCAGTTCCGCCACCGTCAGCGGCCGTGCCGGGGCATGCCCGTTGTGCAGCTGGTCCAGGCGTGCATCCCAATCCGGGACCCGGCGCTGGCCGGCGAGGTAGTGCTCGAGGTAGTACTTGGCCAGCGGCGAGTCCACGGTCGTAGTCACGGGCTGTCCGTAAA
This Nevskiales bacterium DNA region includes the following protein-coding sequences:
- the infB gene encoding translation initiation factor IF-2; translation: MAQVTVKQLADEVGTPVDRLLTQLAEAGVAVKDASSPIGDADKLKLLTYLRTRGTAGQATDTVPVAEPKKITLKRKSTSEIKLSAGRGGGKAKTVSVEVRKRRIYVKRTELPEGDEADAPQTAAAETATTTVPEAAPAAPEAPPDGHPEVHITEAAQKLADAEVAREAAEQARRQAEAETERKPAEGGAIRPPMSDTRKRVLENLERAKQRYRADEEPRERSEREGALHLAAGKHAKRKKKTKPHRGPVQVDTQHGFVAPTAPIVREVPVLEVQTVGELAQKMAVKAPELIKALMKLGVLATINQSIDRDTATLVVEELGHKPKQIDDSDVEAVLLQGAVSNVEQAEQRPRPPVVTIMGHVDHGKTSLLDYIRRTRVAEGEAGGITQHIGAYHVKTPRGTITFLDTPGHAAFTKMRARGAQLTDVVVLVVAADDSVMPQTREAIQHARAAKVPIVVAITKIDKHEAKPDKVKNDLLSEELVVEDFGGDIQCVGVSAHTGQGVDDLLEKILLQAELLELKAPVDVPAQGVVVESSLEKGRGPVITVLVKKGTLRQGDVLLAGPYFGRVRALFDDMGKPLKAVGPSIPAVVLGLNGTPDAGDEIIVLADERKAREVAQFRESRLRESKLAAQQGTRLDLFAQMGEGQAVRELNILLKTDVQGSAEALSEALVKLSTDEVKVKIVSASVGGISESDVDLALASKAIIVGFNVRADSVARKAIQESGVDVRYYSIIYDVINDVKDAMSGLLGTETREQMVGLAEVREVFRSSQFGNIAGCLVVEGQVRRGLPIRVLRDNVVIYEGELESLRRHKDDVSKVEAGTECGIGVKNYNDVKVGDQIEVFERIQVKRSVA
- the rbfA gene encoding 30S ribosome-binding factor RbfA, which produces MPKDFPRTRRVGDQIQRELSQLIRTELKDPRVRLVTVTEVQVSRDLEHAKVFVSVLGSDDATAAVTALTHAAGHLRRLLGREMRLRVLPELQFVEDRVLVEGSRLSALISQAVAEDAKHYQQQGDDKD
- the truB gene encoding tRNA pseudouridine(55) synthase TruB, whose product is MPGPARKGRPVDGILLLDKPAGLSSNAALQRARHLFNAQKAGHTGSLDPLATGLLPVCFGEATKASAYLLDADKRYRVTVRLGRQTTTGDAEGDVLRELPVPVLECARIEHSLRRFTGQIRQVPPMHSALKHQGRRLYELARAGQSVERAPRCVYVHQIRLLGVEKDLIDLEVHCSKGTYVRVLAEDLAADLGTCGHVERLRRLAVGPFRGEDMLGFERLQQLAAEGPETLDRVLLPVVAAFTGWPSAELDADSAWYLQRGQPVQVARAPRQGLLCLYGPGRRLLGVGEVLEDGRIAPRRLLRQPPG
- the rpsO gene encoding 30S ribosomal protein S15, producing MPLNNEQKRDVIAKHQRGKTDTGSPEVQVALLSARINQLGEHFERNKADHHSRRGLLKMVNRRRKLLDYLKGRDPNRYQAIVNELGLRR
- the pnp gene encoding polyribonucleotide nucleotidyltransferase, producing the protein MSYFLKSVKKTFSYGPHAVTLETGEIARQAGGAVLVSCDDTVVLVTAVGRKDVKPGVDFFPLTVNYQERTYAGGKIPGGFFKREGRPAERETLTSRLIDRPLRPLFPKGFRNEVQVVATVMSINPEVASDIPAMLGASAALALSGLPFQGPIGAARVGYANGQYLLNPTATQMESSQLDLVVAGTADAVLMVESEAKQLPEDVMLGAVLFGHEQMQVAIRAINELVAEAGKQPWEMPSEAEDEALERAVAAAARADIEAAYRIQEKQARTDRLNEIRSALLAQLAPDGGQWSADAVKTAMAKLEKTIVRQRIIKGEPRIDGRDTKTVRPICIRTAVLPRTHGSALFTRGETQAIVVTTLGTGRDAQIIDAVEGEYKQPFMLHYNFPPYSTGETGMMGSPKRREIGHGNLAKRALAGVMPDLEKEFPYVVRVVSEITESNGSSSMATVCGASLSLMDAGVPIKAAVAGVAMGLIKEDSGFAVLTDILGDEDHLGDMDFKVAGTATGVTALQMDIKIKGITREIMEVALKQAREGRLHILGKMNEVIAAPRSEMSQWAPRIFTIKINPEKIRDVIGKGGATIRAITEETGTTIDIDDDGTIRIAAVDKGAADAAIKRIEQLTKEVQVGEIYRGKVVRLMDFGAFVSILPGKDGLVHISQISDERVENVSDKLSEGDDVCVKVLEVDKQGRIRLSMKAVNEAERAKIKA
- the phaR gene encoding polyhydroxyalkanoate synthesis repressor PhaR — translated: MTKPAAKPRIIKKYPNRRLYDTEISRYITLDEIRQLVVDGVEFEVQDSRDGSNITRSILLQVISEQEEGGNPIFSTEVLTRFIRFYGDSMQPSISRYLELSLRSFAEQQQQFIDNLRQLLHSNTPLQTLRDISRQQLPIWKSIRKEFLKNLSRSRSESQE
- a CDS encoding acetyl-CoA C-acetyltransferase, encoding MSEPVVIVAAARTPIGAFGGALAEISAPQLGAHVIRALVEKTGLKGADVDEVIMGQVVTAGCGQNPARQALIAAGLPVSVPAITVNKVCGSGLKAVMLGAQAIRAGDAQVVIAGGQENMSAAPHLLPRSRQGQRMGNWALVDSMLNDGLLEASDGRHMGAIVESLATEYGISRTAQDAFAAASQQRAEAAQRAARFRDEIIPISIPQKKGEPRVVDSDEYPRPGTTAEKLAALKPAFLKDGSVTAGNASGINDGAAAVVVMAESRARQLGLVPLARIRAYASAAVEPTRFGIGPVPASLRCLEKAGWQASELDLVEANEAFALQSLCVLKDLGLDPDRVNVNGGAIALGHPIGASGARVLVTLLHEMRRRGARRGLATLCIGGGQGVALAVERD
- the gluQRS gene encoding tRNA glutamyl-Q(34) synthetase GluQRS encodes the protein MAAYRGRFAPSPTGPLHLGSLLAALASWLQARRSGGAWLLRMEDLDRPRARQAYADDILRTLERFGLHWDGPVLYQSTRDDGYAAAIACLAAQGLLYPCTCTRRELAECRPGIDGPVYPGTCRDAPPLRAQRHALRIRVDAHEWRFTDRLQGECRQVLAREVGDFILRRADGLYAYQLAVVVDDAEQGITEIVRGADLLSSTPRQLYLQHRLGYPTPAYAHVPVLADAAGRKLSKQNRADPVAGRRPEMALQLCLELLGQQPPRDLADAGRDALLCWARAHWDLARVPRRLQLATPPMA